One genomic segment of Drosophila melanogaster chromosome 3L includes these proteins:
- the emc gene encoding extra macrochaetae, with translation MKSLTAVCQTGASGMPALNASGRIQRHPTHRGDGENAEMKMYLSKLKDLVPFMPKNRKLTKLEIIQHVIDYICDLQTELETHPEMGNFDAAAALTAVNGLHEDEDSDMEDADAEAEAEVDPDILAQRLNAEQPAKVSSPAARLPLTDRQTPNTLVAPAHPQQHQQQQQLQLQQQQLQSQQQLSNSLATPQNAEKDSRQS, from the exons ATGAAGTCCCTGACGGCCGTCTGCCAGACAGGTGCCTCCGGAATGCCGGCCTTGAATGCCAGCGGGCGCATCCAGCGCCATCCCACGCACCGCGGCGACGGGGAGAACGCCGAGATGAAGATGTATCTGTCCAAACTGAAGGACCTCGTTCCGTTCATGCCCAAGAACAGGAAGCTCACCAAGCTGGAGATCATCCAGCACGTCATCGACTACATCTGCGACCTGCAGACCGAGCTGGAGACGCACCCCGAGATGGGCAACTTCGATGCGGCAGCCGCTCTGACGGCGGTGAACGGACTCCACGAGGACGAGGACAGCGACATGGAGGATGCGGATGCCGAGGCAGAAGCGGAAGTCGATCCAGATATCCTCGCCCAGCGCCTGAATGCCGAGCAGCCGGCGAAAGTCTCTAGTCCCGCCGCCCGTCTCCCGCTTACCGATCGCCAAACGCCCAACACTCTTGTGGCGCCCGCCCAtccgcagcagcatcagcagcagcagcaactgcaactgcagcagcaacaactgcaatcACAGCAGCAACTGTCCAACAGTTTAGCAACG CCACAGAATGCGGAGAAAGACAGCAGACAGTCGTAA
- the hng3 gene encoding hinge3, isoform B yields the protein MSALNPQKSWHYGVELCRTKWKNLRCSYRRSNRRSGILKHQQSPSPGHQWSYAEAMSFLDGQREECDNSNNGEEEMESALKIEAEHMPMLSTFKSEQVSAADEMEADNDALMREFQNVSTPQALRRLSENISLASAAAEEQVPSTADQLSPNLNQGSAIAAAAASSCHCAKRVDEQVNFLESLEREEQQLMQSTSQDLARCKSVLHVGDSDYNYLISFLPLMKQMTPFQNVFFRAKMGELLLQTMQQPPVQQQPQQQQQLQLQLQQQPEQRQQQQQPSQMLLNQQQMALDQAQVSTSSTNWN from the exons ATGTCGGCCTTGAATCCCCAAAAATCATGGCATTATGGCG TTGAGCTTTGCCGAACCAAATGGAAAAATCTGCGTTGTAGTTATCGCCGAAGTAACCGGCGTAGTGGGATCTTGAAGCATCAGCAGTCGCCCTCGCCGGGTCACCAGTGGTCATATGCGGAGGCCATGAGCTTCCTGGACGGCCAAAGGGAGGAATGTgataacagcaacaacgggGAGGAGGAGATGGAGAGTGCACTCAAGATTGAAGCCGAGCATATGCCCATGTTGTCGACCTTTAAGAGCGAGCAAGTCTCAGCTGCGGATGAAATGGAGGCGGACAACGATGCGCTGATGCGCGAATTCCAGAACGTGTCCACTCCCCAGGCGTTGCGAAGGCTCTCCGAGAACATCTCCCTGGCCAGtgcggcggcggaggagcaggTGCCTTCCACTGCCGACCAATTGAGTCCGAATTTGAATCAGGGAAGTGCCATTGCTGCCGCAGCAGCCAGCAGTTGCCATTGCGCGAAGAGGGTGGACGAACAGGTCAACTTCCTGGAGAGTCTGGAAcgcgaggagcagcagctgatGCAGTCCACCAGCCAGGATCTGGCCAGGTGCAAGAGTGTCCTCCATGTGGGCGACTCCGACTACAACTACCTGATCAGCTTTCTGCCGCTGATGAAGCAAATGACGCCCTTCCAGAATGTCTTCTTCAGGGCCAAGATGGGGGAGCTACTGCTGCAGACAATGCAACAGCCGCCGgtgcagcagcaaccgcagcaacagcagcaactgcaactgcaactgcaacagcaacctGAGcaacgacagcagcagcagcagccctCGCAAATGTTGTTGAACCAACAGCAAATGGCCTTGGATCAGGCGCAAGTGAGCACAAGCTCCACGAATTGGAACTGA
- the hng3 gene encoding hinge3, isoform A: MDMHRLIFEVQQRRALWDARHPDHANRPETQRLWNAVAEATGMDVELCRTKWKNLRCSYRRSNRRSGILKHQQSPSPGHQWSYAEAMSFLDGQREECDNSNNGEEEMESALKIEAEHMPMLSTFKSEQVSAADEMEADNDALMREFQNVSTPQALRRLSENISLASAAAEEQVPSTADQLSPNLNQGSAIAAAAASSCHCAKRVDEQVNFLESLEREEQQLMQSTSQDLARCKSVLHVGDSDYNYLISFLPLMKQMTPFQNVFFRAKMGELLLQTMQQPPVQQQPQQQQQLQLQLQQQPEQRQQQQQPSQMLLNQQQMALDQAQVSTSSTNWN, from the exons ATGGACATGCACAGGCTGATCTTCGAGGTGCAGCAGCGCCGGGCTCTCTGGGACGCGAGGCATCCGGACCACGCCAACCGACCGGAGACCCAGCGCCTCTGGAACGCCGTCGCGGAGGCCACCGGAATGGATG TTGAGCTTTGCCGAACCAAATGGAAAAATCTGCGTTGTAGTTATCGCCGAAGTAACCGGCGTAGTGGGATCTTGAAGCATCAGCAGTCGCCCTCGCCGGGTCACCAGTGGTCATATGCGGAGGCCATGAGCTTCCTGGACGGCCAAAGGGAGGAATGTgataacagcaacaacgggGAGGAGGAGATGGAGAGTGCACTCAAGATTGAAGCCGAGCATATGCCCATGTTGTCGACCTTTAAGAGCGAGCAAGTCTCAGCTGCGGATGAAATGGAGGCGGACAACGATGCGCTGATGCGCGAATTCCAGAACGTGTCCACTCCCCAGGCGTTGCGAAGGCTCTCCGAGAACATCTCCCTGGCCAGtgcggcggcggaggagcaggTGCCTTCCACTGCCGACCAATTGAGTCCGAATTTGAATCAGGGAAGTGCCATTGCTGCCGCAGCAGCCAGCAGTTGCCATTGCGCGAAGAGGGTGGACGAACAGGTCAACTTCCTGGAGAGTCTGGAAcgcgaggagcagcagctgatGCAGTCCACCAGCCAGGATCTGGCCAGGTGCAAGAGTGTCCTCCATGTGGGCGACTCCGACTACAACTACCTGATCAGCTTTCTGCCGCTGATGAAGCAAATGACGCCCTTCCAGAATGTCTTCTTCAGGGCCAAGATGGGGGAGCTACTGCTGCAGACAATGCAACAGCCGCCGgtgcagcagcaaccgcagcaacagcagcaactgcaactgcaactgcaacagcaacctGAGcaacgacagcagcagcagcagccctCGCAAATGTTGTTGAACCAACAGCAAATGGCCTTGGATCAGGCGCAAGTGAGCACAAGCTCCACGAATTGGAACTGA